The following coding sequences lie in one Pseudomonas monsensis genomic window:
- a CDS encoding TolC family outer membrane protein, translating into MRSPLLFAVPFALAASFVQAQSLPEAMQQALDVHPEIQAGVNSRLAADYQLKAAKGGYLPKVDLLGGYGREGTDSVTTRANGGGNHWETLNRSESSLRLSQMVFDGFATSSEVGRQQATVNSRAYSLLGTSERTALTVAQVYLDVLTRREFVRLAEENLKSHQRIYDQIQLRTQRGVGSGADLDQAEARMAQARNNLITEQTNLADSETNFLSAVGQMPDQLERPAPFMAMMPANLNEARAQMLENSPILRSAESDIAAAEKQYETAKSTFYPRFDAELGRTADNDLDGQNGHNNEWQAMLRMRFNLYSGGSNKADLESKSYLSNQALDIRNNALRQLNEELGLAWNALNNANAQVPIAQQYVDHSTSVRTAYQRQFSLGERTLLDLLDSENELFTASRRLAEIKNIQLFTQYRIKATMGELLRSQGVVAPLASVVQNDVKPKVQLPGMN; encoded by the coding sequence ATGCGTTCGCCACTGCTTTTCGCCGTACCCTTCGCTCTCGCCGCCTCGTTTGTACAAGCACAATCCTTACCAGAAGCCATGCAGCAGGCACTGGATGTCCATCCGGAAATCCAGGCAGGGGTCAACAGTCGTTTGGCCGCGGATTATCAGTTAAAGGCAGCAAAAGGTGGATACCTGCCCAAGGTCGATCTGCTCGGCGGTTATGGTCGTGAGGGCACCGACAGCGTGACCACCCGCGCCAACGGCGGTGGCAATCACTGGGAGACCCTGAACCGCAGCGAGTCAAGTTTACGTCTCTCGCAAATGGTCTTCGACGGTTTTGCGACATCCAGCGAAGTCGGGCGTCAACAAGCCACCGTCAACTCCCGCGCCTACTCGTTGCTCGGCACTTCCGAGCGCACCGCGCTGACCGTCGCCCAGGTGTATCTGGACGTGCTGACCCGTCGCGAATTCGTGCGTCTGGCCGAGGAAAACCTCAAGAGCCACCAGCGCATCTATGACCAGATCCAGTTGCGCACCCAGCGTGGCGTCGGCAGCGGCGCCGACCTCGATCAGGCCGAAGCGCGGATGGCCCAGGCGCGTAACAACCTGATCACCGAACAGACCAACCTCGCCGACTCCGAGACCAACTTCCTCAGCGCCGTCGGCCAGATGCCCGATCAGTTGGAGCGCCCGGCACCGTTCATGGCGATGATGCCGGCCAACCTCAATGAAGCCCGCGCACAGATGCTGGAGAACAGCCCGATCCTGCGTTCGGCCGAGTCGGACATCGCCGCCGCCGAGAAGCAGTACGAAACCGCCAAGTCGACCTTCTACCCGCGTTTCGACGCCGAACTGGGTCGCACCGCCGACAACGATCTGGACGGCCAGAACGGTCACAACAACGAGTGGCAGGCCATGCTGCGCATGCGCTTCAACCTCTATTCGGGCGGCAGCAACAAGGCCGACCTGGAATCCAAGTCGTACCTGTCGAACCAGGCGCTGGACATCCGCAACAACGCCCTGCGTCAGTTGAACGAAGAACTCGGTCTGGCCTGGAATGCCTTGAACAACGCCAATGCTCAGGTGCCGATCGCTCAGCAGTACGTCGACCACAGCACCTCGGTGCGCACCGCTTACCAGCGTCAGTTCAGCCTCGGCGAGCGTACTCTGCTTGACTTGCTCGACAGCGAAAACGAGTTGTTCACCGCTTCGCGGCGTCTGGCTGAAATCAAAAACATTCAGTTATTTACTCAGTATCGAATCAAGGCGACCATGGGCGAGTTGCTCAGAAGCCAGGGAGTGGTCGCGCCATTGGCATCCGTTGTGCAGAACGACGTGAAGCCCAAGGTCCAGCTGCCTGGGATGAATTGA
- a CDS encoding type I secretion system permease/ATPase → MESEVSRVQLSHDPRALHDDPLLDGLLALCMLHQKPASAAMLTTGLPLPKQRLSVELLPRAAARAGLQGRVLQRKLEEIPAIAMPALLLLKDGRSAVLLGWQGENEARVLLSESDGGESVVSRELLADDYTGKVFFAQPQHKFDVNHGTLIPRARSWFRDTLKRSRWLYADAIAASFLINIIAMAAPLFVMNVYDRVVPNQAEATLWVLALGITGAYIFDLILKSLRSLCLDLAGKKTDLIISATLFERIVGMAMKYRPARVGSFAQNIHEFQSLRDFLASLTLTSLIDLPFTILIFIVIAILGGHLVWIPVLAFPIALLIGYALQKPLVATMERTMALGAERQSSLIETLAGLDAVKVNNAESERQYQWEQTIGTLSRLELRVKMLSGLAMNITLLIQQLAGVIMIVFGVYQIIAGNLSMGGLIACYMLSGRALSPLASLSGLLTRYQQARVTMTSVDQMMELPQERNFEERPLSRKVLQGAIECRQLNFTYPEQQNPALKNINLVIRPGEKIGIIGRSGSGKSSLAKLLVGLYQPDDGALLVDGVDIRQIDVSELRYNIGYVPQDIQLLSGTLRDNLVSGARYVEDELVLQAAELAGVHEFARLHPQGYELQVGERGQNLSGGQRQNVALARALLLNPPILLMDEPTSAMDNTGEERLKQRLAAVIENKTVVLVTHRASLLSLVDRLLVVDRGQILADGPKAAVMEALKKGQISVA, encoded by the coding sequence GTGGAATCAGAAGTCAGTCGAGTTCAACTCAGTCATGATCCACGCGCGTTGCACGACGATCCGTTACTGGACGGTCTGCTCGCCCTTTGCATGCTGCACCAGAAACCCGCCAGCGCGGCGATGCTGACCACCGGCCTGCCGCTGCCCAAGCAACGCCTGAGCGTCGAGTTGCTGCCCCGCGCCGCCGCTCGCGCCGGGCTCCAGGGCCGGGTACTGCAACGCAAGCTGGAAGAAATTCCGGCGATCGCCATGCCGGCACTGTTGCTGCTCAAGGACGGCCGCAGCGCCGTCCTGCTCGGCTGGCAAGGCGAGAACGAAGCCAGGGTGCTGCTCAGCGAAAGCGACGGCGGCGAATCGGTGGTCAGCCGCGAACTGCTGGCCGACGACTACACCGGCAAAGTCTTCTTCGCCCAGCCGCAGCACAAATTCGACGTCAACCACGGCACGCTGATCCCGCGTGCACGCTCGTGGTTCCGCGATACCCTCAAGCGTTCGCGCTGGCTGTACGCCGATGCGATCGCCGCCAGTTTCCTGATCAACATCATCGCCATGGCCGCGCCGCTGTTCGTGATGAACGTCTACGACCGCGTGGTGCCGAACCAGGCCGAAGCGACCCTGTGGGTGCTCGCACTGGGCATCACCGGGGCCTACATTTTCGACCTGATCCTCAAGAGCCTGCGCAGTCTGTGCCTGGACCTGGCCGGGAAGAAAACCGACCTGATCATCTCCGCCACGCTGTTCGAACGCATTGTCGGCATGGCGATGAAATACCGCCCGGCGCGGGTCGGCAGCTTTGCGCAGAACATCCATGAGTTTCAGAGCCTGCGCGACTTCCTCGCTTCGCTGACCCTGACCAGCCTGATCGACCTGCCGTTTACCATCCTGATCTTCATCGTCATCGCCATTCTCGGCGGGCACCTGGTGTGGATTCCGGTGCTGGCGTTCCCGATTGCCCTGCTGATCGGCTATGCCTTGCAGAAGCCGCTGGTCGCGACGATGGAGCGCACCATGGCCCTCGGTGCCGAGCGCCAGTCGAGCCTGATCGAAACCCTCGCCGGCCTCGACGCAGTCAAGGTCAACAACGCCGAAAGCGAACGCCAATACCAGTGGGAACAGACCATCGGCACCCTCAGCCGCCTCGAACTGCGAGTGAAAATGCTCTCCGGTCTGGCGATGAACATCACCCTTCTGATCCAGCAACTGGCCGGGGTGATCATGATCGTCTTCGGCGTCTACCAGATCATCGCCGGCAACCTGAGCATGGGCGGTCTGATTGCCTGCTACATGCTCAGTGGCCGCGCCCTCAGCCCGCTGGCCTCGCTGTCCGGCCTGCTGACGCGTTACCAGCAGGCGCGGGTGACCATGACCTCGGTCGATCAGATGATGGAGTTGCCACAGGAGCGCAATTTCGAAGAACGCCCGCTGAGCCGCAAGGTCCTGCAGGGCGCGATCGAATGCCGCCAACTCAACTTCACCTACCCGGAACAACAGAACCCGGCGCTGAAGAACATCAACCTGGTGATCCGTCCCGGCGAGAAGATCGGCATCATTGGCCGCAGCGGCTCGGGCAAGAGTTCGCTGGCGAAACTGCTGGTGGGCCTGTATCAGCCGGACGACGGCGCGTTGCTGGTCGACGGTGTGGATATCCGTCAGATCGACGTCAGCGAACTGCGCTACAACATCGGCTACGTGCCGCAGGACATCCAGCTGCTGTCCGGCACCCTGCGCGACAACCTGGTGTCCGGCGCACGTTATGTCGAGGACGAACTGGTGCTGCAAGCCGCCGAACTGGCCGGTGTCCACGAGTTCGCCCGTCTGCACCCGCAAGGTTATGAACTGCAAGTCGGCGAGCGCGGACAAAACCTGTCCGGCGGCCAGCGGCAGAACGTCGCCCTTGCGCGGGCACTGTTGCTCAATCCACCGATCCTGTTGATGGACGAGCCCACCAGCGCCATGGACAACACTGGCGAAGAACGCCTCAAGCAACGCCTCGCGGCGGTGATAGAAAACAAGACCGTGGTGCTGGTGACGCACCGGGCGTCGCTGCTGTCGCTGGTGGATCGCCTGTTGGTGGTCGACCGTGGGCAGATTCTCGCTGACGGTCCGAAAGCGGCGGTGATGGAAGCGTTGAAGAAGGGGCAGATCAGTGTTGCTTAA
- a CDS encoding HlyD family type I secretion periplasmic adaptor subunit has protein sequence MLLKSGVKDSIRRYFKGSASLQGQPLPEVNKALIEDAPRVVRLTIWAIIGFFIFLLLWANFAVIDEVTKGDGKAIPSSKIQKIQNLEGGIVSELFVKEGQIVEAGAPLIRLDDTRFASNVGETEADRLSMLLRVERLSAEVDDRPLNFPEDVLKAVPGQAKSEESLYISRRQQLHDEIGGLQEQLIQRQQELREFSSKQAQYRQQLGLQRQEINMSEPLVAQGAVSPVEVLRLKRAEVETRGQLDATTLAIPRAESAIKEVQRKIDETRGKFRSDALTQLNEARTDLNKAQATGKALEDRVSRTLVTSPVRGIVNKLLVNTIGGVIQPGSDMVEIVPLDDTLLVEAKIRPQDIAFLHPGQEAIVKFTAYDYTIYGGLKAKLEQIGADTITDEDKKTTYYIIKVRTERSHLGTDEKPLLIIPGMVASVDIITGKKSVLSYLLKPIIRARAEALHER, from the coding sequence GTGTTGCTTAAGTCGGGTGTCAAGGATTCGATCCGTCGCTACTTCAAGGGCTCTGCTTCGTTGCAGGGCCAGCCGCTGCCGGAGGTCAACAAAGCGCTGATCGAAGACGCCCCACGCGTCGTGCGTCTGACCATCTGGGCGATCATCGGCTTCTTTATCTTCCTGCTGCTGTGGGCCAACTTCGCCGTGATCGACGAAGTGACCAAGGGCGACGGCAAGGCGATTCCGTCGTCGAAGATCCAGAAAATCCAGAACCTGGAGGGCGGGATCGTCTCCGAGCTGTTCGTCAAGGAAGGCCAGATTGTCGAAGCCGGTGCACCGCTGATTCGCCTCGACGATACGCGATTTGCCTCCAACGTCGGCGAAACCGAGGCCGATCGGCTGTCGATGCTGCTGCGCGTCGAGCGTCTGAGTGCCGAGGTCGATGACCGTCCGCTGAATTTCCCTGAAGACGTGCTCAAAGCCGTGCCGGGCCAGGCGAAAAGCGAAGAGTCGCTGTACATCAGCCGCCGCCAGCAACTGCACGACGAGATCGGTGGTTTGCAGGAGCAGTTGATCCAGCGTCAGCAAGAGCTGCGCGAGTTCAGCTCCAAGCAGGCGCAGTATCGTCAGCAACTGGGCTTGCAACGTCAGGAAATCAACATGTCCGAGCCGCTGGTGGCGCAGGGCGCGGTGTCCCCGGTAGAAGTCTTGCGCCTCAAGCGTGCCGAGGTGGAAACCCGTGGTCAGCTCGACGCCACCACCCTGGCAATCCCGCGTGCGGAATCGGCGATCAAGGAAGTGCAGCGCAAGATCGACGAGACGCGCGGCAAGTTCCGCAGCGATGCGCTCACCCAGCTCAATGAAGCGCGCACCGACCTGAACAAGGCCCAGGCCACCGGCAAGGCGCTGGAGGATCGGGTCAGCCGGACGCTGGTTACCTCGCCCGTGCGCGGCATCGTCAACAAGTTGCTGGTCAACACCATCGGCGGGGTGATTCAGCCGGGCAGCGACATGGTCGAAATCGTACCGCTGGATGACACCTTGCTGGTCGAAGCCAAGATCCGTCCGCAGGACATTGCCTTCCTGCACCCGGGGCAGGAAGCGATCGTCAAGTTCACCGCCTATGACTACACCATCTATGGCGGGTTGAAAGCCAAGCTGGAACAGATCGGTGCCGACACCATCACCGACGAAGACAAGAAAACCACCTACTACATCATCAAGGTGCGCACCGAGCGCAGCCACTTGGGTACCGATGAGAAACCGCTGTTGATCATTCCTGGGATGGTCGCGTCGGTGGACATCATCACCGGCAAGAAGTCGGTGTTGAGTTACCTGCTCAAGCCGATCATCCGGGCGCGAGCCGAGGCGTTGCACGAACGTTGA
- a CDS encoding TauD/TfdA dioxygenase family protein encodes MSAATATPSAATAAPQTFEIRPFSGAVGAEIIGLDLTRPVNDQDFARIHRAHLDHHVVVFRDQRITPQQQIDFSRRFGVLQIHVLKQFLLADHPEILIVSNIVENGQNIGLGDAGKFWHSDLSYKELPSLGSMLHAQELPSEGGDTLFADMHKAWDHLPEALRKAVAGRSAAHSYTARYSETKFEGNWRPTLTPEQLAQVAEVVHPIVRTHPENGRKALFVSEGFTTRIVGLPEDESKQLLAELYAHSVLPQNIYRHQWQPHDMVFWDNRSLIHLAAGCPAHLRRKLYRTTIQGDAPF; translated from the coding sequence ATGTCCGCAGCTACTGCCACCCCAAGCGCCGCGACTGCCGCGCCGCAAACCTTCGAGATTCGTCCGTTCAGCGGTGCCGTCGGTGCCGAAATCATCGGCCTGGACCTGACCCGCCCGGTCAACGACCAGGACTTCGCCCGCATTCACCGCGCGCATCTGGATCACCACGTTGTGGTGTTCCGCGACCAGCGCATCACCCCGCAACAGCAGATCGACTTCAGCCGCCGTTTCGGCGTGTTGCAGATCCACGTGCTCAAGCAGTTCCTGCTGGCGGATCACCCGGAAATCCTCATCGTTTCCAACATCGTCGAAAACGGCCAGAACATCGGCCTCGGCGATGCCGGCAAGTTCTGGCACTCCGACCTCTCCTACAAAGAGCTGCCGAGCCTTGGCTCGATGCTGCACGCGCAAGAACTGCCGTCCGAGGGCGGCGACACCTTGTTCGCCGACATGCACAAAGCCTGGGACCACCTGCCTGAAGCGCTGCGCAAAGCGGTCGCAGGTCGCTCGGCCGCGCACTCCTACACGGCGCGCTACAGCGAGACCAAATTCGAAGGTAACTGGCGTCCGACGCTGACCCCGGAGCAACTGGCCCAGGTCGCCGAAGTCGTGCACCCGATCGTCCGTACCCACCCGGAAAACGGCCGCAAGGCGCTGTTTGTCAGCGAAGGTTTCACCACGCGCATCGTCGGTTTGCCGGAAGACGAGAGCAAGCAGCTGCTCGCCGAGCTCTATGCCCACAGCGTGCTGCCGCAAAACATCTACCGCCACCAGTGGCAGCCCCACGACATGGTGTTCTGGGACAACCGTTCGCTGATCCACCTCGCCGCCGGTTGCCCTGCGCATCTGCGCCGCAAGCTGTATCGCACGACCATTCAGGGCGACGCGCCTTTCTGA
- a CDS encoding ABC transporter ATP-binding protein codes for MNAPLQGHAASNPIARSEALLAVDNVSLEYRTPQRVVRATHQVSFEIDPADRYVLLGPSGCGKSTLLKAVAGFIQPCEGEIRLQGQRVDAPGPDRIVVFQEFDQLPPWKTVKQNVMFPLLASRTLKKKEAEERALHYLEKVGLAAFADAYPHTLSGGMKARVAIARALAMQPKILLMDEPFAALDALTRRKMQEELLLLWEEVRFTLLFVTHSIEEALVVGNRILLLSPHPGRVRAEVHSHQYDLQSLGGVAFQESARRIHRLLFDEGQSPETERDHDFNDIRIAY; via the coding sequence ATGAACGCTCCCTTGCAAGGCCACGCGGCCAGCAACCCGATCGCTCGCAGCGAAGCGTTGTTGGCAGTGGACAACGTCAGCCTCGAATACCGCACGCCGCAACGCGTGGTGCGCGCCACTCACCAGGTCAGTTTTGAAATCGACCCGGCCGATCGCTACGTGCTGCTCGGCCCGTCCGGTTGCGGCAAATCGACCCTGCTCAAAGCGGTGGCCGGGTTCATTCAACCGTGCGAAGGCGAGATCCGTCTGCAAGGCCAGCGCGTCGATGCACCGGGCCCTGACCGGATTGTGGTGTTTCAGGAATTCGATCAGCTGCCACCGTGGAAAACCGTCAAACAGAACGTGATGTTCCCGCTCCTCGCGTCGCGCACTCTGAAGAAGAAAGAAGCCGAAGAACGCGCGCTGCACTATTTGGAAAAAGTTGGCCTGGCGGCGTTCGCCGATGCTTATCCACACACGTTGTCCGGCGGCATGAAGGCGCGGGTGGCGATTGCCCGGGCGCTGGCGATGCAGCCGAAAATCCTCTTGATGGACGAGCCGTTCGCCGCGCTGGATGCACTGACCCGGCGCAAGATGCAGGAAGAATTGCTGCTGCTCTGGGAAGAAGTGCGCTTCACCTTGCTGTTCGTCACGCACTCGATCGAAGAGGCACTGGTGGTCGGCAATCGCATCCTGCTGCTGTCACCCCACCCGGGGCGGGTGCGCGCTGAAGTGCACAGCCATCAATACGATCTGCAAAGCCTTGGCGGCGTGGCGTTTCAGGAATCGGCGCGGCGCATTCATCGCTTGCTGTTCGATGAAGGCCAGTCGCCGGAAACCGAGCGTGACCACGACTTCAACGACATTCGCATCGCTTATTGA
- a CDS encoding ABC transporter permease, translating to MSHSSSVREEFEIKLEPLTEVPVERELSLGTQLWQQGWLRKGLILIVLAVVWEVVARIQNNDLMLPSFLQTSHALFDGLLSGELLAKVWISLVVLLKGYLIGIVLAFALTTLAVSTQLGRDLLSTMTSMFNPLPAIALLPLALLWFGLGQNSLIFVLVHSVLWALALNTYAGFLGVSETLRMAGRNYGLKGLRLVLFILIPAALPSILAGLKIGWAFAWRTLIAAELVFGATSGKGGLGWYIFQNRNELYTDKVFAGLAVVILIGLLVENLVFDTLERVTVKRWGMQR from the coding sequence ATGAGCCATTCATCATCCGTGCGTGAAGAATTCGAAATCAAGTTGGAGCCGCTGACCGAAGTGCCGGTCGAGCGCGAGTTGTCCCTCGGCACGCAGCTGTGGCAACAGGGCTGGCTGCGTAAAGGCCTGATCCTGATTGTGCTCGCTGTCGTGTGGGAAGTGGTCGCGCGGATTCAGAACAATGACCTGATGCTGCCGAGTTTCCTGCAAACCAGCCATGCGCTGTTCGACGGCCTGCTCAGTGGCGAGTTGCTGGCCAAGGTGTGGATATCGCTGGTGGTGTTGCTCAAGGGTTATCTGATCGGCATCGTGCTGGCATTTGCCCTGACCACGTTGGCGGTATCGACGCAGTTGGGCCGTGATCTGCTGAGCACGATGACCTCGATGTTCAATCCGTTGCCCGCGATTGCCTTATTGCCATTGGCGCTGCTGTGGTTTGGCCTGGGGCAGAACAGCCTGATCTTCGTGCTGGTGCATTCGGTGCTGTGGGCGCTCGCGCTGAACACCTATGCCGGGTTTCTCGGCGTTTCGGAAACTCTGCGCATGGCTGGGCGCAATTACGGTTTGAAGGGTTTGCGACTGGTGCTGTTTATTCTGATCCCGGCGGCGCTGCCGTCGATTCTTGCCGGGCTGAAAATTGGCTGGGCGTTTGCCTGGCGCACATTGATCGCGGCAGAACTGGTGTTTGGTGCGACCAGTGGCAAGGGTGGGTTGGGCTGGTACATCTTTCAGAATCGCAATGAGCTGTACACCGACAAGGTGTTTGCCGGGTTGGCGGTGGTGATTTTGATCGGGTTGCTCGTTGAGAATCTGGTTTTCGATACGCTGGAGCGGGTGACCGTTAAGCGGTGGGGGATGCAGCGGTAA
- a CDS encoding LysR family transcriptional regulator, whose protein sequence is MQLPDMNLLVALDALLDEGSVVGAARRMNLSPAAMSRTLTRIREAIGDPILVRAGRGLVPTPKALELREQVRDVVEHAALLFRSADAVELGTLRRRFSIRANDFFVGVYGGKLFDTLDQQAPHCELRFVPEGDGDDEALREGRIDLSVSNTRPVTPEVKVQNLFSTHFVGLVREDHPLLDGEITAERYAGFSHISMSRRGIARGPIDTALNALGLERRVAVIAPSFHAAMFALPDSDLILPVPKEALLSVRRLGLKLRSFDLPIPLPTLMLTQAWHPRFDKDPAHRWLRETLKACCDETWLAAQP, encoded by the coding sequence ATGCAACTGCCGGACATGAACCTGCTGGTCGCCCTCGACGCCTTGCTCGACGAGGGCAGCGTGGTCGGTGCCGCGCGGCGGATGAACCTCAGCCCGGCGGCCATGAGCCGCACGCTGACGCGCATCCGCGAAGCCATCGGCGATCCGATCCTGGTGCGCGCCGGCCGTGGCCTGGTGCCCACACCCAAAGCCCTGGAATTACGCGAGCAGGTGCGCGATGTGGTCGAACACGCCGCGCTGCTGTTCCGCTCGGCAGACGCCGTCGAACTGGGCACTCTGCGCCGCCGCTTCAGCATCCGCGCCAACGACTTTTTCGTCGGTGTGTACGGTGGAAAACTGTTCGACACCCTCGACCAGCAGGCCCCGCATTGCGAATTACGCTTTGTCCCGGAAGGCGACGGCGACGATGAAGCGTTGCGCGAAGGGCGGATCGACCTGAGTGTCAGCAATACCCGGCCGGTGACCCCGGAAGTCAAAGTGCAGAACCTGTTCTCCACGCATTTTGTCGGTCTGGTGCGTGAGGACCATCCGTTGCTCGACGGCGAAATCACCGCCGAGCGTTATGCCGGTTTCTCCCACATCAGCATGTCGCGTCGTGGCATTGCCCGTGGCCCGATTGATACTGCGCTGAACGCCTTGGGGCTGGAGCGGCGGGTGGCGGTGATCGCGCCGAGCTTCCATGCGGCGATGTTTGCCTTGCCTGATTCCGACCTGATCCTGCCGGTGCCCAAGGAAGCGCTGCTGAGTGTGCGCCGACTGGGTCTGAAGCTGCGCTCATTCGACCTGCCAATCCCGTTGCCGACGCTGATGCTGACCCAGGCCTGGCACCCGCGCTTCGACAAGGACCCGGCGCACCGCTGGCTGCGCGAGACGCTCAAGGCCTGTTGCGACGAAACCTGGCTGGCCGCCCAGCCCTGA
- a CDS encoding MFS transporter translates to MTSLTAPAPIAAASPATAATPPLFGARIITGLVGVLLAVLVSGLNEMVTKVALADIRGALNIGYDEGTWLVACYAATSVAAMAFAPWCSVTFSLRRFTLGAISLFTLLGLLCPFAPDYESLLLMRTLQGLAGGALPPMLMTVALRFLPANFKLYGLAGYALTATFGPGLGTPLAGLWSEYVGWQWTFWQIIVPCLIAMAMIAWGIPQDPLRLERLKTFNWKGLLLGFPAICMLVIGLLQGNRLDWFESDLICGLLGAGSLLLVAFLINEWSQPIPFFKLQMLGIRNLSFALMTLAGVLVVLQAVVLIPSSYLAQVQGYRPVQTAPIMLIAALPQLLALPLVAALCNLRWVDCRWVLGIGLSLLTLSSLGGSLLTSEWIRDNFYLLQWLQIFGQPMSVLPLLMLSTGSIQPQDGPFASAWFNTVKGLAAVVATGVIEALTTARLHFHSTMLIDSLGNSPLADRSDPGLAHRLHEQAVVLTSSDLYVCMAGVAVALILLIFWLPTRIFPPRAPT, encoded by the coding sequence ATGACTTCCCTGACGGCTCCGGCGCCCATCGCTGCGGCCAGTCCGGCGACGGCGGCCACGCCACCGCTGTTCGGCGCGCGGATCATCACCGGTCTGGTCGGTGTGCTGCTGGCTGTGCTGGTCTCGGGTCTTAACGAGATGGTGACCAAAGTCGCGCTCGCCGATATCCGGGGCGCGCTGAACATTGGCTACGACGAAGGCACCTGGCTGGTCGCCTGCTACGCCGCGACCTCGGTGGCGGCGATGGCGTTCGCACCGTGGTGCTCGGTGACCTTTTCGCTGCGCCGTTTCACCCTCGGCGCGATCAGTCTGTTCACGTTGCTCGGCTTGCTGTGCCCGTTCGCCCCCGACTACGAAAGCCTGTTGTTGATGCGCACCTTGCAAGGGCTGGCCGGTGGCGCGTTGCCGCCGATGCTGATGACCGTGGCCCTGCGCTTTTTGCCGGCCAATTTCAAACTGTATGGCCTGGCCGGTTACGCGCTCACGGCGACGTTCGGCCCGGGCCTCGGCACGCCGCTGGCCGGCTTATGGAGTGAATACGTCGGCTGGCAATGGACGTTCTGGCAAATCATCGTGCCGTGCCTGATTGCCATGGCCATGATCGCTTGGGGCATTCCGCAGGACCCGCTGCGCCTGGAGCGCCTCAAGACGTTCAACTGGAAGGGCCTGCTGCTAGGTTTTCCGGCGATCTGCATGCTGGTGATCGGCTTGCTCCAGGGCAACCGGCTGGACTGGTTCGAGTCGGACCTGATCTGCGGTTTGCTCGGCGCCGGCTCGCTGTTGCTGGTGGCGTTTCTGATCAATGAGTGGTCGCAGCCGATTCCGTTTTTCAAGCTGCAGATGCTCGGCATCCGCAACCTGTCGTTCGCACTGATGACCCTCGCCGGGGTGCTGGTGGTGTTGCAGGCCGTGGTGCTGATTCCGTCGAGCTATCTGGCGCAGGTACAAGGTTATCGCCCGGTGCAGACCGCGCCGATCATGCTGATCGCCGCTTTGCCGCAGTTGCTCGCGCTGCCGCTGGTGGCGGCGCTGTGCAACCTGCGCTGGGTCGATTGTCGCTGGGTGCTTGGCATCGGCTTGAGCCTGTTGACGCTGTCCTCCCTGGGCGGCTCGCTGCTGACCTCGGAGTGGATTCGCGACAATTTCTACCTCCTGCAGTGGTTGCAGATCTTCGGTCAGCCGATGTCGGTGCTGCCGCTGTTGATGTTGTCCACCGGCAGCATCCAGCCGCAGGACGGGCCGTTCGCCTCCGCGTGGTTCAACACGGTGAAAGGCCTGGCGGCGGTGGTCGCCACCGGTGTGATCGAAGCGCTGACCACGGCGCGCCTGCATTTCCACTCGACCATGTTGATCGACAGCCTTGGCAATTCGCCTCTGGCTGATCGCAGCGATCCGGGGCTCGCCCATCGCCTGCACGAACAGGCCGTGGTGCTGACTTCGTCCGACCTCTATGTGTGCATGGCGGGCGTCGCAGTGGCGCTGATCCTGCTGATTTTCTGGCTGCCGACGCGGATCTTCCCGCCGCGCGCACCGACCTGA